The following coding sequences are from one Rutidosis leptorrhynchoides isolate AG116_Rl617_1_P2 chromosome 11, CSIRO_AGI_Rlap_v1, whole genome shotgun sequence window:
- the LOC139876590 gene encoding uncharacterized protein — MVVTTATSSLSIFKYHHHALIKSPIHQYSLSVISSPSTTTKTRYTHHRILLRRATVNRPISATQDGIFLLSKATPAENSGQLVAADNGDGVSVLISVLLSIAFVGLSVLTIGVIYIAVTDYLQKRERDKFEKEEAEKEKKGGKKKRSRPRVGPKGFGQKVNNEDD; from the exons ATGGTGGTAACGACTGCAACTTCATCTCTTTCTATTTTCAAATACCATCATCATGCTCTCATCAAATCCCCAATTCATCAATATTCACTATCAGTTATTTcatcaccatcaacaacaacaaaaacccGTTACACCCACCACCGTATACTTCTACGACGCGCCACCGTAAACCGCCCAATCTCGGCTACCCAAGATGGTATTTTTCTGCTTTCAAAAGCAACCCCAGCTGAAAATTCTGGTCAACTTGTTGCCGCCGATAATGGTGATGGGGTTTCTGTTCTGATTTCAGTTCTTCTTTCAATTGCCTTTGTTGGCTTATCAGTTCTTACTATTGGG GTAATATACATAGCTGTAACAGATTACTTGCAGAAAAGGGAGAGAGATAAATTTGAGAAAGAAGAAGCCGAGAAAGAAAAGAAAGGCGGCAAGAAAAAGAGATCACGACCCAGAGTCGGCCCCAAAGGGTTTGGACAGAAGGTCAACAATGAAGATGATTAA
- the LOC139876499 gene encoding protein TOC75-3, chloroplastic-like: MASISAGSGLFLTLPKQQSRHRSILSTPPSSASVTTTNTIRCEQLSSQNPSKSKTLKSNPFSLNNLPISNLFSVKNLATSAAAGVLFHVAYKNPNFFSLGGGNGGGGGGAAGGGGGGGGGGGWWKRLLSPAANADENQSPEWDSHGLPADIIVQLNKLSGFKKYKVSELVFFDKVKSIIVGSDDSFFEMVSIKSGGVYTKAQLQKELETLATCGMFEKVDLEAKTNADGTIGLTVSFTESTWEEADHFRCINVGLMQQSKAVDVEDNMTEKEKHDYMRNQERDYRRRMERARPCMLPRAVHGEILQILAQGNVSARMLQNIRDRVQKWYHDEGYACAQVVNFGNLNTNEVVCEVVEGDITRVVIQFQDKIGNVCEGNTQVGVVKRELPKQLQKGNVFNIEAGKQALRNINSLSLFSNIEVNPRPDEKNEGGIIVEIKLKELEQKSAEVSTEWSIVPGRGGRPTLASIQPGGTVSFEHRNIKGLNRSLLGSVTTSNFLNPQDDLAFKLEYVHPYLDGVSKSRNRTLRTSVFNSRKLSPVFTGGPGVDEVPPIWVDRAGVKTNITENFTRQSKFTYGVVMEEITTRDESSHISSNGQRVLPNGGISADGPPTTLSGTGIDRMAFLQANITRDNTKFVNGAIVGERNVFQLDQGLGIGSKFPFFNRHQLTLTKFLQLKEVEEGAGKPPPPVLVLHGHYGGCVGDLPSYDAFTLGGPYSVRGYNMGEIGAARNILELAAELRIPVRNTHVYAFVEHGNDLGSSKDVKGNPTEVYRRMGQGSSYGVGAKLGLVRAEYAIDHNSGIGAVFFRFGERF, from the exons ATGGCGTCCATCTCCGCCGGCTCCGGCCTATTTCTTACTCTCCCTAAACAACAATCACGTCACCGGTCAATCCTATCTACTCCGCCGTCATCCGCTTCTGTTACCACTACCAATACAATCAGATGCGAACAACTTTCATCTCAAAACCCCTCCAAATCTAAAACCTTAAAATCAAATCCATTTTCTCTCAACAATCTCCCAATTTCAAATCTATTTTCCGTCAAAAACCTCGCAACATCTGCCGCCGCCGGTGTTTTGTTTCACGTCGCGTATAAAAATCCTAACTTTTTTAGTCTCGGTGGCGGTAATGGCGGCGGTGGCGGTGGCGCTGCTGGAGGCGGAGGCGGAGGTGGAGGTGGCGGAGGATGGTGGAAGAGACTGTTGTCTCCGGCGGCTAATGCGGATGAGAATCAGTCGCCTGAATGGGATTCACATGGCTTGCCTGCTGATATTATAGTTCAATTGAATAAACTTAGTGGATTTAAAAAGTATAAGGTATCAGAGCTTGTGTTTTTCGATAAAGTGAAATCGATTATTGTTGGTTCGGACGATTCGTTTTTCGAAATGGTTTCGATTAAATCGGGTGGTGTGTATACTAAAGCTCAGCTTCAAAAAGAGCTTGAAACCCTAGCTACTTGTGGTATGTTCGAAAAAGTAGATTTAGAAGCGAAAACTAACGCTGATGGAACGATAGGATTGACTGTTTCTTTTACTGAATCTACTTGGGAAGAAGCTGATCATTTTAGGTGTATTAATGTTGGATTAATGCAACAATCAAAAGCAGTTGATGTTGAAGATAACATGACTGAGAAAGAAAAACATGATTATATGCGTAATCAGGAGCGCGATTATAGGAGAAGGATGGAACGGGCTAGACCGTGTATGTTGCCGCGTGCGGTTCATGGTGAGATATTGCAGATATTGGCTCAAGGTAATGTGAGTGCTAGAATGTTGCAGAATATTAGGGATAGGGTTCAGAAATGGTATCATGATGAAGGTTATGCGTGTGCTCAGGTTGTGAATTTTGGGAATTTGAATACGAATGAAGTTGTTTGTGAGGTTGTTGAAGGTGATATTACTCGTGTTGTGATTCAGTTTCAGGATAAAATTGGTAATGTGTGTGAAGGGAATACTCAAGTTGGAGTTGTGAAAAGAGAATTGCCTAAACAG CTTCAAAAAGGAAATGTCTTTAACATTGAAGCTGGGAAACAAGCATTGCGTAACATTAATTCTCTTTCGTTATTTTCAAACATTGAAGTCAATCCACGTCCAGATGAGAAAAACGAGGGTGGAATTATCGTTGAGATTAAGTTAAAAGAGCTAGAGCAAAAATCAGCTGAAGTCAGTACTGAATGGAGCATTGTTCCTGGACGTGGGGGCCGTCCTACTTTG GCTTCGATTCAGCCTGGTGGAACTGTTTCTTTCGAGCATCGAAACATCAAGGGGCTTAATAGATCTCTTCTTGGTTCTGTAACCACGAGTAACTTCCTTAATCCTCAG GATGATCTTGCATTTAAGCTCGAGTACGTGCATCCATACTTAGACGGTGTATCTAAATCTCGAAACCGCACTTTGCGTACAAGTGTATTCAACAGCAGAAAGCTTAGTCCAGTTTTTACTGGTGGGCCCGGAGTGGATGAAGTTCCCCCGATATGGGTTGACCGAGCAGGTGTAAAAACTAATATTACCGAG AATTTCACTCGTCAAAGCAAGTTTACATATGGGGTTGTAATGGAAGAGATAACAACGCGTGATGAAAGTAGTCATATATCTTCAAACGGTCAACGCGTATTACCAAACGGTGGTATTAGTGCTGATGGCCCACCAACTACACTTAGCGGCACGGGTATTGACCGTATGGCGTTTTTACAAGCGAATATTACACGTGACAACACAAAGTTTGTAAATGGAGCAATTGTTGGCGAGCGGAATGTGTTTCAG CTTGATCAGGGTTTGGGTATTGGCAGCAAGTTTCCATTTTTCAACCGCCACCAACTGACATTAACTAAATTTTTACAACTGAAGGAAGTTGAAGAAGGTGCAGGCAAACCGCCGCCACCTGTCCTTGTTCTTCATGGTCATTATGGTGGATGTGTAGGAGACCTTCCTAGTTATGATGCGTTTACTCTCGGGGGGCCTTATTCCGTGCGGGGTTACAACATGGGAGAGATTGGTGCTGCTAGAAATATTCTCGAG CTTGCGGCTGAATTACGTATACCAGTAAGAAACACGCACGTATACGCATTTGTGGAGCATGGTAATGATTTGGGAAGTTCGAAGGACGTAAAGGGAAATCCAACTGAGGTATATCGACGAATGGGTCAGGGGTCATCTTATGGTGTGGGTGCCAAACTCGGTTTAGTACGAGCAGAATATGCAATTGATCACAACTCGGGGATTGGAGCCGTATTTTTCAGATTTGGAGAAAGATTTTGA
- the LOC139876588 gene encoding transcription factor BOA-like gives MAEEVRITGYDAGDSGSSGDDKRVTEWEQGLPNVADLTPLSQLLISSEMLSAFSITPEPHRSMTDVNRASQNTFSNLRGEFHQQPLTKINSLESSNNKFADLTDSRKSQTVRFNGDVDGNGNSNGDGVIEEMDSGTLVEDDSTSRASKRQRLVWTPQLHKRFIVVVGHLGVKSAVPKTIMQLMNVEGLTRENVASHLQKYRLYLKRMQGVNTDNHSGSNHGSGSHESIQMPYQPQMMQMQTQMQMPHRGFESNLYAAYDMARYQHRMTSNDK, from the coding sequence ATGGCGGAGGAAGTAAGAATCACCGGCTACGACGCCGGTGACAGCGGTAGTAGCGGAGATGACAAAAGAGTAACGGAGTGGGAGCAAGGGCTACCGAACGTCGCTGATCTAACGCCGTTATCTCAATTGTTAATCTCGTCGGAGATGTTATCGGCGTTCAGCATCACGCCGGAACCTCACCGGAGTATGACTGACGTCAATCGTGCTTCTCAAAACACGTTCTCGAATCTTCGAGGTGAGTTTCACCAACAACCGTTGACTAAGATCAATAGTTTAGAATCATCTAATAATAAATTCGCCGATCTGACGGATTCGAGAAAATCACAAACTGTCCGTTTTAACGGTGACGTTGACGGTAACGGTAACAGTAACGGTGATGGAGTGATAGAGGAAATGGATTCTGGTACGTTAGTTGAGGATGATTCAACATCTAGGGCTTCAAAACGACAGCGTTTAGTATGGACACCGCAGCTGCATAAACGATTTATAGTAGTAGTAGGACATTTAGGCGTTAAAAGTGCGGTTCCGAAAACAATTATGCAGTTAATGAATGTTGAAGGATTAACTCGTGAAAATGTTGCTAGTCATctgcaaaaatatagattgtatttAAAAAGGATGCAAGGTGTAAACACTGATAATCATTCAGGTTCAAATCATGGTTCTGGTTCACATGAATCGATTCAAATGCCTTATCAGCCACAGATGATGCAAATGCAGACGCAGATGCAGATGCCTCATCGTGGATTTGAGTCGAATTTGTATGCTGCGTATGATATGGCAAGGTATCAACATCGAATGACTTCGAACGATAAATAG
- the LOC139876587 gene encoding pumilio homolog 1-like, whose amino-acid sequence MLSELGMRPMNDGSFGDELEKEIGLLLHEQRREADDHERMLNMYRSGSAPPTVEGSLSAIGGLFGTNNNNGSNSTNLAFSEFAGGNGFMSEEELRADPAYLSYYYSNVNLNPRLPPPLKSKEDWRFTQRLQSGSGGVGLGGIGDRRAANRTDGGGGGDGGVSLFSMPPGFNSKKQETENSDAEKVKGSAEWGGDGLIGLPDLGLGNKQKSLAEIFQDDMGRSTPPSNHPSRPASRNTFDNNDETLGPTETQSQLSNGLPTSYSYAAALAASLSRSGTPDPQHIARVPSPVPTPIGGNRVNSNTKSQNLFSGGPSQSKGSDDLASALSGINLSNGSQFDQNPNNLYVDGSSNNFYGGWDPSYSNYGTTRYSVNSPQMAAGQGGNLNLPPLFENAASRFGLDSHSPGRIGTHMAGNGSFIDPMYLQYLRTTEYAAQLAALNDPLPNSYTDLLQKAYLGISPPHKSQYGVQTTSPNRHGYYGNHGYGMGLSYPGSPLMNQIPNSPRGPGSPIRLDELNTRFSPQMRNLGGGGGGVMAPWHLDGGDNSFGSSLLEEFKSNKTKSFELSEITGHVVEFSADQYGSRFIQQKLETATTEEKNMVFKEIFPQALTLMTDVFGNYVIQKFFEHGMPSQRREMAAKLLGHVLTLSLQMYGCRVIQKAIEVVDLDQKIKMVEELDGQIMRCVRDQNGNHVIQKCIECVPEQHIQFIITTFYDQVVTLSTHPYGCRVIQRVLEHCEDQETQSKVMNEILACVSMLAQDQYGNYVIQHVLEHGKPNERSIIIHELAGKIVQMSQQKFASNVVEKCLTFGDASERKLLVTEMLGTTDENEPLQAMMKDQFANYVVQKVLETCSDQEREHILSRIKVHLNALKKYTYGKHIVARVEKLVAAGERRIAAQLSHNV is encoded by the exons ATGTTGTCTGAATTGGGTATGAGACCGATGAATGATGGTTCTTTCGGGGACGAATTAGAGAAAGAAATAGGATTGTTGCTTCATGAACAAAGGCGAGAAGCCGATGATCATGAGaggatgttaaatatgtatagaagtgGGTCGGCCCCACCGACCGTAGAGGGTTCTTTAAGTGCAATTGGTGGTTTatttggtactaataataataatggaagcaaTAGTACTAATTTAGCATTTTCTGAGTTTGCTGGTGGTAATGGATTTATGTCTGAGGAAGAACTTAGGGCTGATCCTGCTTATTTATCCTACTATTACTCGAATGTTAATCTAAACCCTAGGTTGCCGCCACCACTTAAGTCGAAAGAGGATTGGCGGTTTACACAAAGATTGCAAAGTGGCAGTGGTGGGGTCGGTTTAGGAGGAATTGGTGATAGGAGGGCCGCTAATCGGACTGATGGTGGCGGCGGCGGTGATGGTGGGGTGTCTCTTTTTTCAATGCCGCCTGGTTTTAATTCGAAGAAACAAGAAACCGAGAATTCTGATGCTGAGAAAGTTAAGGGTTCGGCTGAGTGGGGTGGCGATGGGTTAATCGGTTTGCCTGATTTAGGGTTAGGTAACAAACAGAAAAGCCTTGCTGAGATTTTTCAG GATGATATGGGCCGTTCGACCCCACCTTCTAATCATCCGTCTAGACCAGCTAGCCGCAATACTTTCGATAATAACGATGAAACTCTGGGTCCCACTGAAACCCAAAGCCAACTCAGCAACGGTTTACCAACATCATACTCTTATGCTGCAGCACTAGCCGCTTCCTTATCAAGAAGTGGGACCCCTGACCCGCAACACATTGCCCGGGTCCCTAGCCCCGTTCCAACTCCTATTGGAGGTAATCGAGTCAACTCCAATACAAAAAGTCAAAATCTTTTCAGCGGTGGCCCGTCTCAATCGAAAGGTTCGGACGATTTAGCGTCAGCATTATCGGGAATTAATTTGTCAAACGGGTCCCAGTTTGATCAAAATCCTAATAATCTGTATGTTGATGGATCGAGTAATAACTTCTACGGTGGGTGGGACCCATCATATTCGAACTATGGTACAACCCGGTATTCAGTCAATTCGCCACAAATGGCGGCGGGTCAAGGCGGCAATTTGAATCTGCCGCCACTTTTCGAGAACGCCGCTTCGAGATTCGGATTGGATTCACATAGCCCGGGCAGGATTGGGACCCATATGGCGGGAAATGGGTCTTTTATTGACCCGATGTATTTGCAATACTTAAGGACAACCGAATACGCTGCCCAATTAGCTGCCCTAAATGACCCGTTACCCAATTCGTATACCGATTTACTTCAAAAAGCGTATCTTGGAATATCGCCACCACATAAGTCACAATATGGTGTTCAGACTACTAGTCCAAACCGACATGGTTACTATGGGAACCATGGTTATGGAATGGGCTTATCGTATCCCGGGAGCCCATTAATGAACCAAATTCCTAACTCTCCTCGTGGCCCAGGAAGCCCAATTAGACTCGATGAACTTAATACACGTTTCTCTCCTCAAATGAGAAACTTAGGTGGCGGTGGTGGTGGCGTTATGGCGCCATGGCATTTAGATGGTGGTGATAATAGTTTTGGGTCGTCGTTACTTGAAGAATTTAAGAGCAATAAAACTAAGTCATTCGAGCTTTCTGAAATCACTGGCCATGTTGTGGAATTcag TGCGGATCAATACGGGAGTCGTTTCATACAACAGAAACTTGAAACCGCAACTACAGAAGAAAAGAACATGGTTTTCAAAGAAATTTTCCCACAGGCTCTTACATTAATGACCGACGTTTTTGGGAATTATGTGATTCAAAAG TTTTTCGAACATGGAATGCCATCTCAAAGAAGAGAAATGGCTGCAAAGCTTTTAGGGCATGTATTGACACTCAGTCTTCAAATGTACGGTTGCCGTGTTATCCAGAAG GCGATTGAAGTTGTTGACTTGGACCAAAAGATCAAAATGGTGGAGGAGCTCGATGGTCAAATTATGCGTTGTGTACGTGATCAGAACGGGAATCACGTTATTCAAAAGTGCATTGAATGTGTGCCCGAACAACATATTCAGTTCATTATTACTACTTTTTATGATCAAGTTGTTACACTTTCTACCCATCCATATGGTTGTCGTGTTATCCAG AGGGTGCTTGAACATTGTGAGGATCAAGAAACACAAAGTAAGGTGATGAATGAGATTCTTGCTTGTGTAAGCATGCTTGCACAAGATCAGTACGGAAATTATGTCATTCAG CATGTACTGGAACATGGAAAGCCAAATGAacgatctataataatccatgaatTGGCTGGCAAGATTGTTCAAATGAGTCAACAGAAATTCGCATCAAACGTTGTCGAGAAATGTTTGACTTTTGGTGACGCTAGTGAACGCAAACTTCTAGTGACTGAGATGCTTGGGACCACCGATGAAAACGAGCCTCTTCAG GCAATGATGAAGGATCAATTCGCAAACTATGTCGTGCAAAAAGTCTTGGAAACTTGTAGTGATCAAGAACGAGAACACATTCTGTCACGAATAAAAGTTCATCTGAACGCACTGAAAAAGTACACGTATGGAAAACATATTGTTGCTCGTGTTGAGAAACTTGTTGCTGCTGGCG AAAGGAGAATTGCAGCACAATTGTCGCACAATGTTTAA